In a genomic window of Streptomyces noursei ATCC 11455:
- a CDS encoding cysteine hydrolase — protein sequence MPSDSRLAEVLDPATTVLLTVECQRGVVGPDSALPELAEVARTSGALVRIARLVAAAHGAGVQVLHAIAERRPDGRGANRNARLFRAAERLPVRQVIGSTAVRVADPIPVSEDDLVVRRLHGLSPLAGTDVDALLRNFGCRTLVVTGVSANVAIPNAVFDAVNLGYTVVVPADAIAGVPADYTPAMIRNTLALVATVTTTEAVLTNWQRPKRAR from the coding sequence ATGCCTTCGGACAGCCGGCTCGCCGAGGTGTTGGACCCGGCCACGACGGTGCTGCTCACCGTCGAGTGCCAGCGCGGCGTGGTCGGCCCCGACAGCGCCCTGCCCGAACTGGCCGAAGTCGCCCGCACCTCAGGGGCGTTGGTGCGCATCGCCCGGCTGGTGGCGGCCGCCCACGGCGCCGGTGTCCAGGTGCTGCACGCGATCGCCGAACGGCGTCCCGACGGTCGCGGCGCCAACCGCAACGCCCGGCTCTTCCGGGCGGCCGAGCGGCTGCCGGTGCGGCAGGTCATCGGGTCCACCGCGGTGCGCGTCGCCGACCCCATACCGGTGTCGGAGGACGACCTGGTGGTGCGCAGACTGCACGGACTCTCCCCGCTCGCCGGCACCGATGTGGACGCGCTGCTGCGCAACTTCGGCTGCCGCACGCTCGTCGTCACCGGGGTTTCGGCCAACGTGGCGATCCCGAATGCCGTGTTCGACGCGGTCAACCTCGGTTACACGGTGGTGGTCCCGGCCGACGCCATCGCGGGGGTGCCCGCCGACTACACCCCCGCGATGATCCGCAACACCCTCGCCCTGGTGGCCACCGTGACGACCACCGAGGCCGTCCTCACCAACTGGCAGCGCCCGAAGCGCGCCCGCTGA
- a CDS encoding erythromycin esterase family protein: MTHETTVPRPALPSPAGPHDPAPDDIAPLTDAVLDDLAASLADATIVGLGESTRFSRETFDARDRLFRRLVRHHGFRALALQDTVAVADRLDRYVGTGQGSAAAALDDAWRPWRTAEMVAALEWIRAFNQEHPHDPVRIFGVRPAQALPQDYDVVLAHVRASAPELLSELTSHLEPIRTAHHTDEHVQRARGTHPGRPFADHARDALALIRSLPGAHRDEDVAARMRRIVDFHERSVAGRGSYAGDAAAGADVLGDQQRRTGLRTVYWDGIGHTSATEGTLGLAPEKGPQPSVGSLLRARYGARYASVAIGFHHGDLGVAVVPEPADDLLDARLGAVDLPAHRLDLRPAAVRRRWDGPARLRVISGVYDPSRDAAEHLAVASLADAFDVLVHIRRASPVRWLS; the protein is encoded by the coding sequence ATGACGCACGAGACCACCGTTCCCCGGCCCGCCCTCCCCTCGCCCGCAGGACCGCACGATCCCGCGCCCGACGACATCGCTCCGCTGACCGACGCCGTGCTCGACGACCTCGCCGCGAGCCTCGCGGACGCGACGATCGTCGGCCTCGGCGAGTCCACCCGCTTCTCCCGCGAGACCTTCGACGCCCGGGACCGGCTCTTCCGCCGACTGGTCCGGCACCACGGGTTCCGGGCGCTGGCTCTCCAGGACACCGTCGCGGTCGCCGACCGCCTCGACCGGTACGTGGGGACCGGCCAGGGGTCGGCGGCGGCTGCCCTGGACGACGCCTGGCGACCGTGGCGCACCGCCGAGATGGTCGCGGCCCTGGAGTGGATCCGGGCGTTCAACCAGGAGCATCCGCACGACCCCGTACGGATCTTCGGCGTCCGGCCGGCGCAGGCGCTGCCCCAGGACTACGACGTCGTCCTGGCCCACGTCCGGGCGTCCGCCCCGGAGCTGCTGTCGGAGCTGACCTCCCATCTGGAGCCGATCCGGACCGCCCACCACACCGACGAACACGTGCAGCGCGCCCGGGGCACCCATCCGGGACGGCCGTTCGCCGACCACGCCCGCGACGCGCTCGCGCTGATCCGGTCCCTGCCCGGTGCCCACCGTGACGAGGACGTCGCCGCGCGGATGCGCCGGATCGTGGACTTCCACGAGCGCAGCGTCGCCGGGCGCGGCAGCTACGCGGGCGACGCCGCGGCGGGGGCCGACGTCCTCGGCGACCAGCAGCGCCGGACCGGCCTGCGCACCGTCTACTGGGACGGCATCGGGCACACCTCGGCCACCGAGGGCACCCTGGGCCTGGCTCCCGAGAAGGGGCCGCAGCCGAGCGTCGGCAGCCTGCTGCGTGCGCGGTACGGCGCGCGGTACGCGTCCGTCGCGATCGGTTTCCACCACGGCGACCTCGGCGTCGCCGTCGTCCCGGAGCCGGCCGACGACCTGCTCGACGCGCGGCTCGGCGCGGTGGACCTGCCCGCCCACCGGCTGGACCTGCGCCCCGCCGCCGTGCGCCGCCGCTGGGACGGACCGGCGAGGCTGCGCGTCATCAGCGGCGTCTACGACCCGTCCCGGGACGCCGCCGAACACCTCGCGGTGGCATCCCTCGCCGACGCCTTCGACGTTCTCGTCCACATCCGCCGGGCGTCCCCGGTGCGGTGGTTGTCGTAG
- a CDS encoding acyl-CoA synthetase, with the protein MNVLFPALRDGSPAPALRFGDRALDYRQLAAVVGPLAERIGGLAPGGGPARIAVWATPTLETSVGVIAALLAGVAAVPVNPKIGERELTHIVTDSAPALVVAEPGTVLPGPLAALPRLDVEIAEPAAAPAPHPLPLEPGDESPALIVYTSGTTGPPKGVVLPRRALAHTLDALADTWQWTADDVLVHALPLFHVHGLILGILGPLRRGGSVHHLGRFSTEGVARELSAEGTMLFGVPTMYHRLALEAGENPALAKALGRARLLVSGSAALPLTDHERLTAATGRRVIERYGMTETLMNTSVRADGPDATGTVGVPLPGVYVRLVDDAGQAIETSDGETVGEIQVRGPNLFSEYLNRPDATAAAFDGGWFRTGDMAVRDASGNYRIVGRKATDLIKSGGYKIGAGEIENALLAHPGVAEAAVTGEPDEDLGERIVAWIVPATSPDPDSLPSAQELADHVAQQLAPHKRPRVVHFLEALPRNDMGKILKRDLRAARPTAGAGNA; encoded by the coding sequence GTGAACGTGCTCTTCCCCGCACTGCGCGACGGCTCGCCCGCCCCCGCGCTGCGTTTCGGCGACCGCGCACTCGACTACCGCCAACTGGCCGCGGTGGTCGGCCCGCTCGCCGAGCGGATCGGCGGGCTGGCCCCAGGCGGCGGTCCGGCCCGGATCGCGGTCTGGGCGACGCCGACGCTGGAGACGTCCGTGGGGGTCATCGCCGCGCTGCTCGCCGGCGTGGCCGCGGTGCCGGTGAACCCGAAGATCGGCGAGCGCGAGCTGACGCACATCGTGACGGACAGCGCCCCCGCCCTCGTCGTGGCCGAACCGGGCACCGTCCTCCCCGGCCCGCTGGCCGCCCTCCCCCGTCTCGACGTGGAGATCGCCGAGCCCGCCGCAGCGCCGGCGCCCCACCCGCTCCCGCTGGAGCCGGGCGACGAATCCCCGGCCCTGATCGTCTACACCTCCGGCACGACCGGCCCGCCCAAGGGCGTCGTCCTCCCCCGGCGGGCCCTCGCCCACACCCTCGACGCACTGGCGGACACCTGGCAGTGGACGGCCGACGACGTGCTGGTGCACGCCCTGCCGCTGTTCCACGTCCACGGCCTGATCCTGGGCATCCTGGGCCCGCTGCGCCGCGGCGGCAGCGTCCACCACCTGGGCCGCTTCAGCACCGAAGGCGTCGCCCGGGAGCTGTCCGCGGAAGGCACGATGCTCTTCGGCGTACCGACGATGTACCACCGGCTCGCCCTGGAGGCCGGCGAGAATCCGGCCCTCGCCAAGGCACTGGGCCGCGCCCGACTGCTGGTCTCCGGCTCCGCCGCACTGCCCCTGACCGACCACGAACGACTCACCGCGGCCACCGGCCGCCGGGTGATCGAGCGCTACGGCATGACCGAGACGCTGATGAACACCAGCGTGCGCGCGGACGGCCCCGACGCCACCGGCACGGTCGGCGTCCCCCTCCCCGGTGTCTATGTCCGCCTCGTCGACGACGCCGGCCAGGCCATCGAGACAAGCGACGGCGAGACGGTCGGCGAGATCCAGGTGCGGGGCCCCAACCTCTTCTCCGAGTACCTCAACCGCCCCGACGCCACCGCCGCAGCCTTCGACGGCGGCTGGTTCCGCACCGGCGACATGGCCGTGCGGGACGCCTCCGGGAATTACCGCATCGTCGGCCGCAAGGCCACCGATCTCATCAAGAGCGGCGGCTACAAGATCGGCGCCGGCGAGATCGAGAACGCGCTGCTGGCCCACCCCGGCGTCGCCGAGGCCGCGGTCACCGGCGAGCCCGACGAGGACCTCGGAGAGCGGATCGTCGCCTGGATCGTGCCCGCGACCTCCCCCGATCCCGACTCCCTCCCCTCCGCCCAGGAACTGGCCGACCATGTCGCCCAGCAGCTGGCCCCCCACAAGCGCCCCCGCGTCGTGCACTTCCTCGAAGCGCTGCCGCGCAACGACATGGGAAAGATCCTCAAGCGCGACCTCCGGGCTGCCAGGCCCACGGCGGGCGCCGGCAATGCATGA
- a CDS encoding pyridoxamine 5'-phosphate oxidase family protein translates to MTETPRAQHTPRTDGAPRSTATQRRGRRIMMTPAELDAFLASQRTCRVATVGGYGTPHLGALWFVWDGTALWLYSITRSKRWAQLRRDPRIAVLVDDGHDYGELRGAELTGLAEFVGEAPRTGEPCPELITPESLFTRKYFGLAEMPHDGRHAWLRLAPESVVSWDFRKIPG, encoded by the coding sequence ATGACCGAAACACCGCGCGCGCAGCACACCCCCCGCACGGACGGCGCACCCCGGTCGACCGCGACCCAGCGGCGGGGCCGCCGGATCATGATGACCCCGGCCGAACTCGACGCCTTTCTGGCGTCCCAGCGGACCTGCCGGGTCGCCACGGTCGGCGGGTACGGCACGCCGCACCTGGGCGCACTGTGGTTCGTCTGGGACGGGACGGCGCTCTGGCTGTACTCGATCACCCGCAGCAAGCGGTGGGCGCAGCTGCGCAGGGACCCGCGGATCGCGGTGCTCGTGGACGACGGGCACGACTACGGCGAGCTGCGCGGCGCCGAACTGACCGGCCTCGCGGAGTTCGTCGGCGAGGCGCCGCGCACTGGAGAACCCTGCCCGGAACTGATCACTCCGGAAAGCCTGTTCACACGGAAGTACTTCGGGCTCGCGGAGATGCCGCACGACGGCCGACACGCCTGGCTGCGGCTGGCGCCCGAGTCGGTGGTGTCCTGGGACTTCCGCAAGATCCCGGGCTGA
- a CDS encoding prolyl oligopeptidase family serine peptidase, producing the protein MPRQFTVSPDGRRVLFVRTGSGSDPVGRLWQHEAGEERLLADPVVLMGGDSEDVPEEERLRRERARERSTGVVGYATDGAARLAAFALSGALWVVPTDGGGAFAVPTAGPVVDPRPSPDGRHIAYVSGHSLHVVGLDGDDRQVARAEGPDISYGLAEYVAEESMGRSRGYWWAPDGRRLLVARVDTAPVARRYLSDPADPTRPPQVIRYPSAGTANAEVTLHLLTLDGDRTEVSWDRAAYEYVVDAGWDAHGPFVAVQSRDQRVVRTLAVDPMTGATEVRHERTDPAWVELVPGTPARTASGALVLPEDAGGTRWLTVGGRRVTPEGLQLREVLGVEGERVLFAASDDPTETHVWRHEPGVGCRRLSRDPGVWTGAGRGGTTVLAGLTPRGHEVCVLRDEAEPAAPAPAQQPAQQPSGQSSQEPRSAQPAAPSSPRASVALTSLAEEPMVTPRPLHLTLGERELRAVLYFPSWHRPGTRKLPVLLDPYGGPALQLAIRARGWTSCVSQWFAEQGFAVLVVDGRGTPGRGPVWEKAVHGDQLGPALEDQVDAVRAAGERFGDLDLGRVAIRGWSFGGFLAAAAVLHRPDVFHAAVAGAPPTDQRLYDTHWKERFLGHPDTHPENYARSSLTGDGHLLRRPLMLVHGLADDNVAVAHTLRFSAELLAAGRPHTVLPLPGATHLPADDAVNANLLRAQRDFLKGALPAPGEAATGT; encoded by the coding sequence GTGCCCAGGCAGTTCACCGTCTCCCCCGATGGGCGGCGGGTGCTCTTCGTGCGTACCGGGTCGGGCAGCGATCCCGTTGGGCGACTGTGGCAGCACGAGGCAGGTGAGGAGCGGCTGTTGGCCGATCCTGTGGTCCTGATGGGCGGGGATTCCGAAGACGTCCCCGAGGAGGAGCGACTGCGGCGCGAGCGGGCGCGCGAACGTTCCACCGGTGTGGTCGGCTACGCCACCGACGGCGCGGCGCGGCTGGCGGCGTTCGCACTGTCCGGCGCGCTGTGGGTGGTGCCCACGGACGGCGGTGGGGCGTTCGCCGTGCCGACGGCCGGGCCGGTGGTCGATCCACGGCCGTCGCCGGACGGGCGGCACATCGCGTATGTGAGCGGGCACTCGCTGCACGTCGTCGGGCTGGACGGCGACGACCGGCAAGTGGCGCGGGCGGAGGGGCCGGACATCTCCTACGGGCTCGCCGAGTATGTCGCCGAGGAGTCGATGGGCCGCTCGCGCGGCTACTGGTGGGCGCCGGACGGCCGCCGCCTCCTGGTGGCGCGGGTCGACACCGCCCCGGTGGCGCGGCGGTACCTCAGCGACCCGGCGGACCCGACCCGGCCGCCGCAGGTGATCCGCTATCCGTCGGCGGGCACCGCCAACGCTGAGGTGACGCTGCACCTGCTCACCCTGGACGGCGACCGCACGGAGGTCTCCTGGGACCGCGCGGCGTACGAGTACGTCGTCGATGCGGGCTGGGACGCGCATGGCCCGTTCGTGGCCGTGCAGAGCCGGGACCAGCGGGTGGTGCGCACCCTGGCGGTCGATCCGATGACCGGCGCCACCGAGGTGCGGCACGAGCGGACCGATCCCGCCTGGGTGGAGTTGGTGCCCGGTACCCCGGCCCGGACGGCCTCCGGCGCCCTGGTGCTCCCGGAGGACGCGGGCGGCACCCGCTGGCTGACCGTGGGCGGGCGGCGGGTCACGCCCGAGGGGCTGCAGTTGCGCGAGGTGCTGGGCGTCGAGGGCGAGCGGGTGCTGTTCGCGGCGAGCGACGACCCGACAGAGACCCATGTGTGGCGCCATGAACCCGGCGTCGGGTGCCGCCGGTTGAGCCGGGACCCGGGTGTCTGGACCGGCGCCGGGCGCGGCGGGACGACCGTCCTGGCGGGCCTGACGCCGCGGGGACACGAGGTGTGTGTCCTGCGGGACGAGGCCGAACCGGCCGCGCCTGCGCCCGCCCAGCAGCCCGCACAGCAGCCGTCAGGACAGTCGTCGCAAGAGCCGCGCTCCGCCCAGCCTGCAGCGCCGTCTTCACCGCGGGCCTCCGTGGCCCTCACCTCGCTCGCCGAGGAGCCGATGGTCACGCCGCGGCCGCTCCACCTCACCCTCGGGGAACGGGAGTTGCGTGCGGTCCTGTACTTCCCGTCCTGGCACCGGCCGGGCACCAGGAAGCTTCCGGTCCTGCTCGACCCGTACGGCGGGCCGGCGCTCCAGCTCGCCATACGGGCGCGGGGGTGGACCAGTTGCGTGTCCCAGTGGTTCGCCGAACAGGGTTTCGCGGTCCTGGTGGTGGATGGACGGGGCACTCCGGGACGGGGGCCCGTCTGGGAGAAGGCGGTGCACGGCGACCAGTTGGGTCCGGCGCTGGAGGACCAGGTGGACGCGGTGCGTGCCGCCGGGGAGCGCTTCGGCGACCTGGATCTCGGGAGGGTGGCGATCCGCGGCTGGTCGTTCGGCGGGTTCCTGGCCGCCGCGGCCGTCCTGCACCGCCCGGATGTCTTCCACGCGGCGGTCGCCGGCGCCCCGCCCACCGATCAGCGGCTGTACGACACCCACTGGAAGGAGCGGTTCCTGGGCCACCCCGATACGCACCCGGAGAACTACGCGCGTTCCTCCCTGACCGGCGACGGCCATCTGTTGCGCCGCCCGCTGATGCTCGTCCACGGGTTGGCGGACGACAACGTCGCCGTCGCGCACACCCTGCGCTTCTCGGCCGAACTGCTGGCGGCGGGCCGCCCGCACACGGTGCTGCCGCTGCCGGGGGCCACCCACCTGCCGGCCGACGACGCGGTCAACGCCAATCTGCTGCGCGCCCAACGCGACTTCCTCAAGGGCGCGCTGCCCGCCCCCGGGGAGGCCGCCACCGGGACGTGA
- a CDS encoding SDR family oxidoreductase, producing MTILVTGGRGHVARSVVDGLLAAGARVRVASRSPERVVPAGVETVRADLADPRSLPTALEGVRKVFLYADAHGVDGFVAAAEAAASPHVVLLSALGVETGDPTRDPIVRMHRAAEEALRRSRLTWTFLRPGAFATNTLQWAPGIRASGTVRAPYPQAHAASVHEDDIADVAVLALARDGHQGLTHPLTGPASVTQQEQIDCLAAATGRKILLAEIGTEEYHATLRQWGDEEKVDTLLTHLAEADNRPAVVSSTYRDLTGGPGRSYAQWALDHAADFR from the coding sequence GTGACGATTCTGGTGACGGGTGGGCGCGGGCACGTGGCACGGTCGGTGGTCGACGGTCTGCTGGCGGCCGGGGCGCGGGTCCGGGTGGCCAGCCGCAGTCCGGAGCGGGTGGTGCCCGCCGGGGTGGAGACGGTCCGGGCCGACCTGGCCGACCCCCGCTCCCTGCCGACCGCCCTGGAGGGGGTGCGCAAGGTGTTCCTGTATGCGGACGCGCACGGCGTCGACGGGTTCGTCGCGGCTGCCGAGGCGGCCGCTTCCCCACACGTCGTGCTGCTGTCCGCCCTGGGGGTGGAGACGGGCGATCCGACGCGCGACCCGATCGTGCGGATGCACCGCGCGGCCGAGGAGGCCCTGCGCCGGTCCCGGCTCACCTGGACGTTCCTGCGCCCCGGTGCCTTCGCGACCAACACCTTGCAGTGGGCGCCCGGCATCCGCGCGTCGGGGACGGTACGTGCGCCCTACCCACAGGCGCATGCCGCCTCCGTCCACGAGGACGACATCGCCGACGTCGCCGTCCTCGCCCTCGCCCGGGACGGCCATCAGGGCCTGACCCATCCGCTGACCGGCCCGGCGTCGGTGACCCAGCAGGAGCAGATCGACTGCCTCGCCGCGGCCACCGGCCGGAAGATCCTGCTGGCCGAGATCGGCACCGAGGAGTACCACGCGACGCTCCGCCAGTGGGGCGACGAGGAGAAGGTCGACACCCTGCTCACCCACCTTGCCGAGGCCGACAACCGGCCGGCGGTGGTCAGCTCCACGTACCGGGACCTGACGGGTGGGCCCGGCCGCAGCTACGCACAATGGGCCCTCGACCACGCCGCCGACTTCCGCTGA
- a CDS encoding helix-turn-helix transcriptional regulator produces MNAAELAGFLRTRRARVRPVDVGLDGAGRRQTRGLRRAEVAERAGVSLDYYTRLEQGRRLRPSRQVVIALARALHLSDGERNYLLGLAGEAAVPVPMSRTTDASARRLLDQLDAVPAMVLNSRYDILAWNRMLDALVANLAELPARERNTLRWLFTGPATGIGPRDRARLGRRCVADLRGSGRYPDDPGVRRLVAELSRESAEFAELWERHDVGVHRTVTKSMGHPVVGALDLSCEVLAVPDSDQRVMVYTAAPGTGTDRALRGLWARVGEQGGC; encoded by the coding sequence ATGAACGCGGCAGAGCTGGCCGGATTCCTCCGTACCCGTCGTGCGCGCGTCCGGCCGGTGGACGTGGGGTTGGACGGCGCTGGGCGGCGGCAGACGCGGGGGCTGCGCCGTGCGGAGGTCGCCGAGCGCGCCGGGGTTTCGCTGGACTACTACACCCGGCTGGAACAGGGGCGCAGGCTCCGGCCCTCCCGGCAGGTCGTGATCGCCCTGGCACGGGCGCTGCACCTCTCCGACGGCGAACGCAACTACCTGCTGGGGCTGGCCGGCGAGGCCGCCGTGCCGGTGCCGATGTCGCGGACCACCGACGCCAGTGCGCGGCGCCTGCTCGATCAGCTCGACGCCGTGCCGGCCATGGTGCTCAACTCCCGTTACGACATCCTCGCCTGGAACCGCATGCTGGACGCCCTGGTGGCGAACCTCGCTGAGCTGCCGGCGCGCGAACGGAACACCCTGCGCTGGCTGTTCACCGGCCCGGCCACCGGGATCGGCCCGCGCGACCGGGCGCGACTGGGCCGCCGCTGCGTCGCCGATCTCCGGGGATCCGGCCGGTATCCCGACGATCCGGGAGTCCGGCGGCTCGTGGCGGAACTCTCCCGGGAGAGCGCTGAGTTCGCCGAGCTGTGGGAGCGCCATGACGTCGGTGTCCACCGCACCGTCACCAAGAGCATGGGCCACCCCGTCGTGGGTGCGCTGGACCTCAGCTGTGAGGTGCTCGCCGTTCCGGATTCCGATCAGCGCGTCATGGTGTACACGGCGGCGCCGGGGACCGGCACGGACCGGGCGCTGCGCGGCCTGTGGGCGAGGGTGGGGGAGCAGGGCGGCTGCTGA